The genome window CGACAATTCCTGCAATATTGCCAATGGATCTTGTTTTACCTTTGTTCACGCCTAGAAAAGAATATTATGACTTGACCTATTATCGATGGACTGTGAACAATTGACAATGTAAAATTAATAATTAACCCCTAACCATGAACAATTTTTATTTAATGATGATCATGATGGTCATGATTCATAGGAGCAGATTCTTGTTGTTCAACGTTTAATCTAATCAAACTCATATCCTGTCTTCCATAGCTCATAACGCCCATGGTAACTTGTCCGAGGGCAAAAATTCCCATAGAAACCAAACCAATGGAAAATACTCCCATGGGTACTAAGCCAATGGAAATTACGCCATGGGGAATAGCACCGATGGAAATTAAACCATGGGGGGAAATACCGATGCAAAGTACACCGTCATGGGGGGCAATACCAATTTGAATTAGTTTTTTATTTTTTAGAGTTAGTCTCATGGAGGGCAAAATATATAATATCAGGATGACCAAAATATATATACCAAGGGTTTTTATGTCAAAAGACACTCTGTCAAATTTATCTGTCCATAATGAACAAGTGGGGTAATTTAGGGCAGGGAATAGGGAATGGTGATACTATCTTGAATACTAAGCTAGTTTAATCATTGAGCTATATTTCACATCATAATTAAGTAGTGGCATTTTTTTTATATGTATAAATGAGGAAACCTATAAACAAAAAATCTTTGCAAGAGAAAAAAACTACTTCAAATAAGCGATAGTAACCCCTGTACCCCCTTCATTACGGGGGGCTGTCTCATACTTACTCACTTGGGGATGCCGTTGCAAAAAGTCGTGAACCCCACTGCGTAAACTCCCTGTACCTTTACCATGGACTATCCATAACAGTCCTAATTCTGTGGCAGAGGCGATCGCCTTTTCCAGCACAGGTTCAGCTAAGTGGACTCTTTGCCCCCGAATATCCACAGTATTTTTTTCTACCCTTATCCTTGCGGTGGTTTTAGTCGCTTTATTATTATTTTGCGCCTTGGGGGCTTTTTGTTTCACCTCAGTTTTAGGGGATTTTTCCTTCTCAAACCTCTTACCATCCAAAGATTCAATATCTGTGAACGGTAGCACCATTTTCATAAAGCCAAAACGAGCTGTTAACTGTTCCCCTGTTTCATCCACATCAAGCACTTCGGCGGTTTGCCCAATGCTCAAGATTCTGACCCTTTCCCCTACCTTGGGCTTATAACTAGATTTTTTCTGAGATTTATGAATGGGGGTTAAAAAGCGATCGCCAATTTTCTCCAGATTTTCCCTTGCCTGTTGCGCCCCTTGGGCGGTGGGATTACCTTTTTTCTGTAACTCCTTAATCACTTGAGCAATCTGGCTTTTGGCATCCAGGAGCATTTTTTGCACCGCTTGTTCCTGTTGAGATTTTAAATCCCTTTCTCTATCCTGTAAAGAGGTGGCTTTAGCTTCGACTTCTTGATAAAAACGCTCGGTTTTAATTAATAAATCCTCCGCCTGTTTATGTTTCTCCTCTTGCTCCCTTCTTTGGTTTTCCAACTCCCCAATTAACTGGTTGACATCTTGGGAACAACCCCCTGCCAACTCTTGGGAATCCTCGATGACTTCTGAGGGTAAACCTAACCTTTGGGCAATAATTATGGCATTGGAGCGCCCTGGGATGCCCCACAATACTCGATAGGTGGGTTGAAGGCTCACATCATCAAATTCTACGGAGGCGTTTTCAAAGCGACTATCGTTATATTTTAGGGTTTTCAATTCCCCATAATGGGTAGTGGCAATGGTTAATAGATTATGCTCGGCAAGGTGTTTTAAGATGGCAATGGCGATCGCCGTTCCCTCGGTGGGATCTGTCCCCGCCCCCACTTCATCCAGTAAAACAAGGGATTTTGAGAGCTTATTAACTGTTTCTTTTTCCTCGGGGGAGAGGGATTCATCTTCAGGGTTTTCGGGCTGGTTAGAGGCTCTGAGGGCATCTACAATGCGAATAATACGGCGGATATGCCCAGAGAAGGTGGATAAGTTTTGTTCTAGGGATTGCTCATCTCCAATATCGGCCAAAACCTGCTCAAACCAAGGTATCTGCACAGGATCTTTGGCCGGGATAAAAATACCCACTTTTGCCATGAGGGCGGTAATGCCAATGGTTTTTAGGGTGACGGTTTTTCCCCCAGTGTTGGGGCCTGTGATGGCTACTACCCTTGTATCTGGTTTAATCAAAACATCGATGGGTACTACAGCTCCCCCTTCTTCTTTTTTTTCTTGCCACACCAAGAGGGGATGGCGTAGTTGACGCAGGACAATATTTTCTTGGGAGGAAAAATCAACAAATTCGGGAGGATTTCCTTCTAACCAAAGGCTATATCTGGCTTTAGCGGTGGCTAAATCAAGGGCAGTGGCGATCGCCAATAACTCTTCTAATTCTTCCCATACTTCGGCTACTTTTTCGGTTAAGGTTCGTAATATTTTTTCTTCTTCCCTTTTTTCCTGTCCTCTACTGGTTTGCAGACGGTTGCCCAAGTCCACAATAGCTCTAGGCTCTAGGTATAGGGTTGATCCTGTGGTGGAGGTATCGTGTACAATGCCCGTTATTTGCCCACTATGGGAAGCCTTGAGGGGTAGTACGAAGCGATCGCCCCTTTGAGTGACTACAGGCTCTTGGAGGGCGTTACCGTTGCGCTGGATAATACTTTGTAAGGTTTGTTGTATTTTACTTCTTAAACCTTTAATTTTTTGCCTAATTTCTCCTAATTGGGGAGATGCTCTTTCTGTGATTTCCCCACGATCATCTATGCAATAGTGAATTTCTTTCTCTAATTCAGGGAAAGTTCTTAATGTCTCGACTAATTCTTTGAGGGTAGGAGCATCTTCTAACTCTTCAATTACCCTTCTTAATTTCCTAATTCCAGCCAGGGTTGTCGCAAGATTTAGTAATTCATCCCCCTTGAGCATCCCCCCTAGTTTTGCTCTCTCTAAGGCATCGCCGATGTCGTGGATACCTGAAAATGACCAGTTAGGGTTCAAACTGGTTTCGATGCGATATACTTCTTTGGTTTGCTCTAATAACTTTTTGGTTTCCGACAAAGTTTTGGGTACAGTCAAGTGGCTAGATGCGATCGCACCTAACTTTGTAGCGGCAAATTTAGAAAGATGATGACATAATCTTTGCCATTCTAAAAGTCGGAAAGTTTCTTGTTCAATCAAAGCAAATATAGATAAGGTAATTGATAATTGAGAATGGATAATTAATAATGATAGTTAGCTGTTAACTGGATTTATCCCAGACACAAACATATTTACCATGGGCAATTCATACTCTTAATTATTGCACAAGAGAATGACCTCTAAATCTAT of Cyanobacterium sp. HL-69 contains these proteins:
- the mutS2 gene encoding DNA mismatch repair protein MutS2, producing MIEQETFRLLEWQRLCHHLSKFAATKLGAIASSHLTVPKTLSETKKLLEQTKEVYRIETSLNPNWSFSGIHDIGDALERAKLGGMLKGDELLNLATTLAGIRKLRRVIEELEDAPTLKELVETLRTFPELEKEIHYCIDDRGEITERASPQLGEIRQKIKGLRSKIQQTLQSIIQRNGNALQEPVVTQRGDRFVLPLKASHSGQITGIVHDTSTTGSTLYLEPRAIVDLGNRLQTSRGQEKREEEKILRTLTEKVAEVWEELEELLAIATALDLATAKARYSLWLEGNPPEFVDFSSQENIVLRQLRHPLLVWQEKKEEGGAVVPIDVLIKPDTRVVAITGPNTGGKTVTLKTIGITALMAKVGIFIPAKDPVQIPWFEQVLADIGDEQSLEQNLSTFSGHIRRIIRIVDALRASNQPENPEDESLSPEEKETVNKLSKSLVLLDEVGAGTDPTEGTAIAIAILKHLAEHNLLTIATTHYGELKTLKYNDSRFENASVEFDDVSLQPTYRVLWGIPGRSNAIIIAQRLGLPSEVIEDSQELAGGCSQDVNQLIGELENQRREQEEKHKQAEDLLIKTERFYQEVEAKATSLQDRERDLKSQQEQAVQKMLLDAKSQIAQVIKELQKKGNPTAQGAQQARENLEKIGDRFLTPIHKSQKKSSYKPKVGERVRILSIGQTAEVLDVDETGEQLTARFGFMKMVLPFTDIESLDGKRFEKEKSPKTEVKQKAPKAQNNNKATKTTARIRVEKNTVDIRGQRVHLAEPVLEKAIASATELGLLWIVHGKGTGSLRSGVHDFLQRHPQVSKYETAPRNEGGTGVTIAYLK